One Sediminibacillus dalangtanensis genomic region harbors:
- a CDS encoding class D sortase, which translates to MNRVKKIAFLAMIAGVVLLSYGFMQIIHTERAQQSSLAEAHSLLNGEKTAETKDNGQTQEQETDDGANYLPDQGETAGILSIPKIDAELPIVEGTDPDDLEKGVGHYKGTAYPTENDQIVLSGHRDTVFRRMGEVEIGDIFIVKLPYGEFRYQMESARVVDADDRTVIKPTAPEEVLTLTTCYPFSYLGNAPQRYIITAVPVE; encoded by the coding sequence ATGAACCGGGTGAAAAAAATAGCGTTTCTGGCAATGATTGCTGGAGTAGTCTTATTAAGCTACGGATTCATGCAGATAATCCACACAGAACGTGCCCAGCAAAGCAGCCTGGCTGAGGCCCACTCATTATTAAACGGGGAGAAAACAGCCGAAACAAAGGACAACGGGCAAACACAGGAGCAAGAAACGGACGATGGTGCAAACTACCTTCCAGATCAAGGCGAAACGGCCGGGATTCTATCGATTCCTAAAATTGACGCTGAGCTGCCGATTGTGGAGGGAACCGATCCAGATGATTTGGAAAAAGGAGTAGGTCATTACAAAGGAACAGCGTATCCTACCGAAAATGACCAAATCGTCCTTTCTGGACACAGAGATACTGTTTTCCGCCGGATGGGAGAAGTAGAAATCGGTGATATATTTATCGTCAAACTTCCTTACGGGGAGTTCCGTTATCAAATGGAAAGTGCCAGGGTTGTCGATGCCGATGACCGAACAGTAATCAAGCCCACAGCGCCTGAAGAAGTATTGACACTGACAACCTGTTATCCCTTTTCATATTTAGGTAACGCCCCACAGCGCTATATCATCACCGCCGTTCCCGTCGAATAA
- a CDS encoding REP-associated tyrosine transposase: protein MSRLLRAWIPGGTYHITARGNRKEALFKEEEDFHRYLETLQSVKRKHPFVLHAYCLMPNHIHLLVEVTDQPPSTFMKILHMKYAIYFNKKYDLVGHVFQGRFHAHYITSIQYFLHVSRYIHLNPCAAKICAIPEEYRWSSYHEYMFPEMHKRIIEPNKLLSYFFEPRRFHYHEYVNDRKTDVTALAPVLPGPIPEDE from the coding sequence ATGTCGCGATTGTTGAGGGCCTGGATTCCGGGCGGCACTTACCACATCACAGCCCGAGGGAACAGGAAGGAAGCGTTGTTTAAAGAGGAGGAAGATTTTCACCGCTATTTGGAGACGCTTCAATCCGTAAAACGGAAACATCCATTTGTTTTACATGCCTACTGTCTTATGCCTAACCATATCCATCTTCTCGTGGAAGTCACTGATCAACCCCCGAGCACCTTTATGAAAATCCTGCACATGAAATACGCCATTTATTTCAACAAAAAATATGATTTAGTCGGACACGTCTTTCAAGGTAGATTTCACGCCCACTACATCACCTCTATACAATATTTCCTTCATGTTTCCCGCTATATCCACCTAAATCCTTGCGCTGCCAAGATCTGTGCCATTCCGGAAGAATACCGATGGAGCAGTTATCATGAATATATGTTCCCGGAAATGCACAAAAGAATAATAGAACCAAATAAGCTGTTGTCCTATTTCTTTGAACCAAGAAGGTTTCATTACCATGAGTATGTCAACGACAGAAAAACGGATGTAACCGCACTCGCTCCGGTACTTCCAGGTCCCATCCCGGAGGATGAATAA
- the sinI gene encoding DNA-binding anti-repressor SinI — protein sequence MLKTLDEKVLDKDWINLMEEAKQIGLEVEDVRLFLTQHSSMNSK from the coding sequence ATGTTGAAAACGTTGGACGAAAAAGTGCTGGATAAAGATTGGATAAACCTTATGGAAGAAGCAAAGCAGATCGGATTGGAAGTAGAAGACGTCAGGCTCTTTTTAACACAACACTCCTCCATGAACAGCAAATAA
- a CDS encoding TRAP transporter large permease, whose product MTGLLLVLLFAILLIIGLPIAFVIAVTAYVGIAMLDTIPMTTVVQRMFSGLDSFILLAVPLFILAANIMNQGKISDMLIKFAVSLVGHIKGGLAQANIVVSMFFGGISGASTADTAGVGKILIPNMLREKYSKETSVAVTAASSTMGMIIPPSIPMVIYGSIANVSVGKMFMAGIIPGLAIGIAQMIYVNFVAKKHGYPSHQRMKVAEILKEGLKSLPPLLTPIIILGGIVGGIVTPTEAAVIACIYAFILSFFFYRTIKIKDLMPILYDTLKLSSLTLFALAAASALGRLISYYNLPVVIGNFFTQYMPYKWMFIIAVILLFLLIGMILDTVPAIILFVPIVLPTALNLGVDPIHIGVVIMMCLAIGLVTPPYGLCLLLASQIAKLQIGKSFRAVLPYIGIILVVILLVAFVPGVFMWLPTMFDI is encoded by the coding sequence ATGACAGGTCTATTACTCGTTCTGCTGTTCGCTATCTTGTTGATTATCGGTTTGCCGATTGCATTTGTCATCGCAGTAACTGCTTATGTAGGCATTGCCATGCTTGATACGATACCGATGACAACGGTCGTGCAACGGATGTTCTCCGGACTTGATTCCTTCATCTTGCTGGCCGTCCCATTATTCATTCTTGCTGCCAACATTATGAACCAAGGAAAAATCTCCGACATGCTGATCAAATTCGCTGTGTCCCTTGTCGGTCACATCAAAGGCGGATTGGCCCAGGCGAACATCGTTGTTTCCATGTTTTTCGGAGGTATTTCCGGAGCATCGACGGCTGATACGGCTGGTGTCGGAAAAATTTTGATTCCGAACATGCTTCGGGAAAAATACAGCAAAGAAACTTCCGTCGCAGTAACGGCCGCTTCCTCGACGATGGGGATGATCATTCCGCCTAGTATACCAATGGTGATTTACGGAAGCATCGCCAATGTGTCGGTCGGGAAAATGTTTATGGCCGGTATCATCCCGGGGCTTGCCATCGGGATCGCACAAATGATCTATGTAAATTTTGTCGCGAAAAAGCACGGATATCCAAGTCACCAACGGATGAAGGTTGCCGAAATTCTCAAAGAAGGTTTGAAAAGTTTGCCGCCGCTTCTAACACCGATCATTATTTTAGGCGGAATCGTCGGAGGTATCGTTACACCGACCGAAGCAGCAGTGATCGCTTGTATCTATGCGTTTATTCTTTCCTTCTTCTTTTATCGCACCATCAAAATAAAAGATTTGATGCCTATTTTATATGACACATTGAAACTAAGCTCGCTTACGTTGTTTGCTTTGGCAGCTGCCAGTGCATTAGGCCGTTTGATCAGCTATTACAATCTGCCGGTAGTCATCGGCAATTTCTTCACCCAATACATGCCGTATAAATGGATGTTCATCATTGCCGTAATCTTACTGTTCTTGTTGATCGGGATGATTCTTGACACGGTTCCGGCTATTATCTTGTTCGTACCGATCGTTTTGCCGACTGCTTTGAACCTTGGAGTAGATCCAATTCACATCGGTGTCGTGATCATGATGTGCCTGGCGATCGGATTAGTAACACCGCCGTACGGCCTGTGTCTTTTGCTGGCAAGTCAGATTGCCAAACTGCAAATCGGTAAATCATTCCGTGCTGTGCTGCCTTATATCGGCATCATATTAGTAGTAATTTTGCTTGTCGCATTTGTACCGGGCGTCTTCATGTGGCTGCCGACAATGTTTGACATCTAA
- a CDS encoding penicillin-binding transpeptidase domain-containing protein has protein sequence MRKIYSLLAMVTLISILSACSNDEVTPEERMDEFVGHWNEQDFDAMYEMASSDSKEAYPTEEFVDRYEKIYNDLNVENLNVSYEKLEEGEENSEEDGTASFPLSVEMDTVGGPISFDYQATLKKIEDEDGETDWVVNWDPGYIFPQLKNGGEISFQTKTPERGEIFDRNQNGLAVNEEIYEIGVVPGEFGENAEETKEEIADLLAMDVASINAALDAEWVQDDSFVPLKKVPKTNEEQLDALFELGPVLSQTTTGRVYPYGEAASHLVGYIGSVTAEEIEEAEPGAYSNGDLIGKRGLELLFEDRLKGEPGVTIAVTKEGEEDQVLTQTEVKDGEDITVTIDADVQQSIYDSYKGQTGTAAAIQPKTGETLALVSAPGFDPNELAYGISQSKLEALQEDEQKPLQNRFSATYAPGSSIKPITAAIGLETGAIDPNEAIEINGLKWQKDESWGDYRVTRVSEGSPVDLTDALVRSDNIYFAQQALEIGSDNLIDRLNQFGVGEDFPYTYPIEASTVSSNGEIDSEAMLADTSYGQGQLEMSALHLAVAYTTLLNDGNMIQPTLEESEEDGQVWKEGIVSGENVNTIRDALRKVVSAPNGTAHSAASLDINLSGKTGTAELKKSLDDENAEENGWFVTYPEDEDLLISMMMENVKDQGGSHIVVDRAVEALKEIK, from the coding sequence GTGAGAAAAATTTATAGTTTGCTAGCTATGGTAACACTGATTTCGATTCTCTCAGCCTGTTCGAACGATGAAGTTACACCCGAAGAACGGATGGATGAATTCGTCGGACACTGGAATGAGCAGGATTTTGATGCTATGTATGAGATGGCTTCTTCCGACTCAAAAGAGGCTTATCCAACCGAGGAATTTGTTGATCGCTACGAAAAAATCTATAACGATTTAAATGTGGAAAATTTAAATGTCAGCTATGAAAAGCTTGAAGAAGGCGAAGAAAACAGCGAAGAGGATGGAACTGCTTCTTTTCCGCTTTCAGTAGAAATGGATACTGTCGGTGGACCGATTTCTTTTGATTATCAAGCGACGTTGAAAAAGATTGAAGATGAAGACGGAGAGACTGATTGGGTCGTTAATTGGGATCCGGGTTATATTTTTCCGCAGTTGAAAAACGGCGGGGAAATCTCCTTCCAAACCAAAACTCCTGAACGTGGGGAGATTTTTGACCGTAATCAGAACGGACTTGCTGTAAATGAAGAAATTTACGAGATCGGCGTTGTTCCTGGAGAATTCGGTGAAAATGCAGAAGAAACCAAAGAAGAAATTGCCGACCTTTTAGCAATGGATGTCGCTTCTATTAATGCAGCATTGGACGCCGAGTGGGTACAAGACGATTCATTTGTTCCGTTGAAAAAAGTTCCAAAAACGAACGAAGAACAATTGGATGCCTTGTTTGAACTGGGACCTGTATTAAGCCAAACGACCACCGGCAGGGTTTATCCATACGGGGAGGCTGCTTCCCACCTCGTCGGATATATCGGTTCTGTAACTGCTGAGGAAATCGAAGAAGCCGAACCTGGGGCGTATTCCAATGGGGATTTGATTGGAAAACGCGGGCTTGAATTATTGTTTGAAGACCGCCTTAAGGGAGAACCTGGAGTGACAATTGCCGTCACCAAAGAAGGAGAAGAAGATCAAGTTCTGACCCAAACAGAAGTGAAGGATGGCGAGGATATCACAGTTACCATTGATGCAGATGTCCAACAATCGATTTACGATTCCTATAAAGGCCAAACAGGCACAGCCGCTGCTATACAGCCAAAAACCGGCGAAACGCTTGCGCTTGTAAGTGCTCCCGGATTTGATCCGAACGAACTTGCCTATGGAATCAGCCAATCCAAGCTGGAAGCATTACAGGAGGATGAACAAAAGCCGCTGCAAAACCGGTTCAGTGCTACCTATGCCCCTGGTTCCTCGATCAAACCGATCACAGCAGCAATTGGATTGGAAACCGGCGCGATCGATCCGAATGAAGCAATCGAAATCAACGGCCTAAAGTGGCAAAAAGATGAATCATGGGGAGACTACCGTGTAACACGGGTATCAGAAGGCAGTCCTGTCGATTTGACGGACGCACTTGTGCGATCTGATAATATTTATTTTGCCCAACAGGCATTGGAAATCGGCTCCGACAACCTGATTGACAGACTTAACCAATTCGGTGTCGGCGAAGACTTCCCTTACACCTATCCAATCGAAGCTTCGACCGTTTCCAGTAATGGAGAAATCGATAGTGAGGCAATGTTAGCCGACACCAGCTATGGGCAAGGTCAGTTGGAAATGAGTGCCCTGCATCTGGCTGTAGCTTACACCACCTTGTTAAACGACGGAAATATGATTCAGCCAACCTTAGAGGAAAGTGAAGAAGACGGCCAGGTTTGGAAAGAAGGGATCGTAAGCGGAGAGAACGTTAATACTATTCGCGATGCCTTGCGCAAAGTCGTTTCCGCTCCGAATGGAACGGCGCACAGTGCAGCCTCGTTGGACATTAACTTGTCCGGTAAAACGGGGACAGCAGAATTGAAAAAAAGCCTGGACGATGAAAATGCCGAGGAAAACGGCTGGTTTGTCACCTATCCTGAAGACGAGGATCTTTTAATCTCCATGATGATGGAAAACGTGAAAGACCAAGGCGGCAGCCATATCGTGGTAGATCGGGCCGTTGAAGCTTTGAAGGAAATAAAATAA
- a CDS encoding LCP family glycopolymer transferase, whose translation MARQAHKKKRGKRRRWLVWLGGVLLVVLIAAAGYGIYLYDKLQDTVNEIHEPLSDEQQSEETGSNGQTGNDDQNADGHSNYSDSTDPDNKKETLNFLLLGVDERANDQGRSDTMILVSANPNTDSMLMMSIPRDTYTEIPGKGMDKINHAYAFGGTSLAVKTVKQTFDVPIDFYIKVNMEGFRDGIDALNGITVENSFGFTQDGKNFPEGEINLNGEEALAYTRMRKKDPQGDLGRNERQRQVIQAALDQAANFSNFTKIGRILDIVGGNVRTNMKMENMRNVYSHYRQTRKTILSLEIDGSGKIMEDGIWYYMVTNQELARLNAELVEHMEAR comes from the coding sequence GTGGCAAGGCAGGCGCACAAGAAAAAGCGCGGGAAACGACGGCGCTGGCTGGTCTGGTTAGGCGGGGTCCTACTGGTTGTACTGATTGCGGCGGCAGGATATGGGATTTATTTATACGATAAGCTGCAAGACACAGTCAACGAAATACATGAACCATTGAGTGACGAACAGCAGTCGGAGGAAACCGGGTCAAACGGACAGACAGGGAACGACGACCAAAATGCCGATGGACATTCAAATTATTCCGACAGTACTGACCCCGATAACAAAAAGGAGACATTGAATTTCCTGTTATTAGGGGTTGATGAACGTGCCAATGACCAAGGGCGTTCTGATACGATGATTCTGGTATCCGCCAATCCGAATACTGATTCGATGCTGATGATGAGCATACCACGCGATACTTACACTGAAATTCCCGGTAAGGGAATGGATAAGATCAATCATGCATATGCTTTTGGCGGTACCAGTCTAGCCGTCAAAACGGTCAAGCAAACCTTCGATGTTCCTATTGACTTTTATATAAAGGTAAACATGGAAGGATTTCGGGACGGCATCGATGCGCTCAATGGCATCACCGTTGAAAATAGCTTTGGCTTCACGCAGGATGGCAAGAATTTTCCCGAAGGAGAAATCAACCTGAATGGAGAAGAAGCCTTGGCCTATACAAGAATGCGGAAAAAAGATCCACAGGGAGACCTGGGAAGGAATGAAAGACAGCGTCAGGTCATTCAAGCTGCCTTGGATCAAGCCGCTAACTTCTCCAACTTCACGAAAATCGGCCGTATTCTCGATATTGTCGGAGGAAATGTGCGAACCAATATGAAAATGGAAAATATGCGCAATGTTTATTCCCATTACCGCCAGACACGAAAAACGATTCTTTCGTTGGAAATCGACGGATCCGGAAAAATAATGGAGGATGGAATTTGGTATTACATGGTCACAAATCAAGAACTGGCGCGGCTCAACGCAGAACTGGTGGAACATATGGAAGCCCGCTAA
- a CDS encoding VanZ family protein yields MKKWNYWLLPICWMGIIFYSSSQPYQDQNIKPLLSNFVDLDFLIPVLDGIVFTYHHSEISIKSLGVYGFIEFFIRKGAHMVVFFVLLLCFYTALKKTSDFQVIKRVIISLFLTVAYAGIDELHQGFTQNRTPYAGDVVMDTSGALLAISLIYLVCLVKNKKAPEKDVKF; encoded by the coding sequence TTGAAAAAATGGAATTACTGGTTATTGCCGATTTGCTGGATGGGAATTATTTTCTATTCCTCTTCCCAGCCATATCAAGATCAGAATATAAAGCCATTGTTGTCTAATTTCGTTGATTTGGATTTCTTGATTCCCGTTCTCGATGGGATAGTGTTTACATATCACCATTCCGAGATTAGCATTAAGTCTTTGGGGGTATATGGGTTTATAGAATTCTTCATAAGAAAGGGAGCACACATGGTTGTGTTCTTTGTGTTGCTGTTATGCTTTTATACCGCCTTGAAGAAAACGTCTGATTTCCAAGTGATTAAACGAGTGATTATCTCCCTTTTTCTTACAGTTGCATATGCTGGAATAGATGAACTGCATCAGGGCTTTACTCAAAATCGAACGCCGTATGCAGGCGATGTCGTGATGGATACAAGTGGAGCACTACTAGCAATCTCGCTTATCTATTTAGTCTGCCTGGTTAAAAACAAGAAAGCGCCTGAAAAAGATGTCAAATTTTGA
- a CDS encoding helix-turn-helix domain-containing protein, with product MIGDKIKQLRQEKKMSLSELAEQAGVAKSYLSSIERNLQTNPSIQFMEKVGAVLGVSINELLMKEDSEEMKKQLDEDWLELVQDAMDSGVSKEQFREFLEFNRWRINQEK from the coding sequence TTGATCGGGGATAAAATCAAACAATTACGTCAAGAGAAAAAAATGTCCTTATCTGAATTGGCAGAACAAGCTGGTGTGGCAAAATCATACTTGAGCTCTATTGAAAGAAATCTGCAAACCAATCCTTCTATACAGTTTATGGAGAAAGTCGGTGCTGTACTGGGAGTTTCCATCAATGAGCTGCTGATGAAAGAAGACAGTGAAGAAATGAAGAAGCAGTTGGACGAAGATTGGTTGGAACTCGTTCAAGATGCCATGGACTCAGGAGTTTCAAAAGAACAATTCAGAGAATTTCTAGAATTTAACCGTTGGAGAATCAACCAAGAAAAATAA
- a CDS encoding sugar kinase, with amino-acid sequence MLDVITIGDGMITFNPKNTGPMRFVNEFERKVGGAELNFAVGCARLGLRSGWISRVGKDEFGKFVLNFMRGEGVDVTEARLVDGYPTSVNFKEIRESGDGKTFYYREKSPTETMTLEDIDEDYIKQAKVLHITGVFPAISERNIELVRRAVSLAKKHGLKVSFDPNIRLKLWSAAKAREVLQSFLPDVDILLVGIEELSFLFEMEEQEEAMIDQLQPYNIEAIVIKKGAEGSVGYIHGQRLQVPGFPVGKVVDTVGAGDGFDAGFIYAWKQNWTAERMLTFANAVGALVVSVAGDNEGLPDLDEVLEMMGEKQRIER; translated from the coding sequence ATGCTGGACGTAATAACAATCGGAGATGGAATGATCACTTTCAATCCCAAAAATACCGGGCCGATGCGGTTCGTGAATGAGTTTGAACGCAAAGTGGGAGGAGCGGAACTGAATTTTGCTGTTGGCTGTGCCCGGCTTGGATTGCGCAGTGGCTGGATCAGCCGTGTTGGAAAAGACGAGTTTGGAAAATTTGTGCTTAACTTTATGCGCGGGGAAGGCGTCGATGTCACGGAAGCCCGTCTTGTAGATGGGTATCCGACCTCCGTCAATTTTAAAGAAATCCGCGAATCAGGGGACGGCAAAACCTTTTATTATCGGGAAAAATCACCGACCGAAACGATGACATTGGAAGACATCGACGAGGATTACATCAAACAGGCAAAAGTCCTTCATATTACCGGGGTTTTTCCGGCAATCTCCGAACGGAATATCGAATTGGTCAGAAGAGCTGTTTCGCTTGCAAAAAAACATGGCTTGAAGGTTTCTTTTGACCCGAATATCCGGCTGAAGCTTTGGAGTGCAGCAAAAGCGAGGGAAGTTCTCCAGTCCTTTCTCCCAGACGTCGATATCCTGCTGGTCGGGATCGAGGAACTAAGCTTTCTATTTGAAATGGAAGAACAAGAAGAGGCCATGATCGATCAGCTGCAGCCGTATAATATCGAAGCAATCGTCATCAAAAAGGGGGCAGAGGGCAGTGTCGGATATATACACGGCCAACGCTTGCAAGTCCCAGGGTTTCCAGTAGGCAAAGTGGTCGATACCGTAGGAGCAGGAGACGGATTCGATGCAGGATTTATTTATGCTTGGAAGCAAAATTGGACCGCCGAACGGATGTTGACGTTTGCCAATGCGGTGGGGGCACTGGTTGTCTCCGTAGCAGGTGACAATGAGGGCTTGCCTGATTTAGATGAAGTGCTGGAAATGATGGGTGAGAAACAACGGATTGAACGATAG
- the nagE gene encoding N-acetylglucosamine-specific PTS transporter subunit IIBC — protein sequence MLAFLQRIGKSLMFPIAMLPAAALLVRLGADDMLDIQFISQAGSGILDNLALIFAIGVAMGFARDGSGAAALSGAVAFLVLTGGVGSFGEDLDMGVFGGIIAGIVAGLLYNRYSNIQLPDWLAFFGGKRFVPIITAIVMVILSGIFGIIWPPIQAVINGLGEWMLGAGALGVGTYGFFNRLLIPVGLHHVINTLVWFDFGSFVPDGASEPVRGEINRFLKGDPSAGTFLAGFFPIMMFGLPAACLAMYAAAKKTRRAAVGGMLFSIGFTAFLTGVTEPIEFSFMFLSPLLYVVHAVLTGISMMVALWLDVRHGFGFSAGFIDYVLNFGIAQNPIILFIQGLVFAAIYFVVFYVLIIKLDLKTPGREDEDEEHADESGIASKGGKNYDAKAYHYLQALGGPGNIKNLDYCATRLRLEMNNMEEVDEKALKRQGANGVMKLNKRNLHVVVGTTVDFLAEAMRKRMDNNNMEAPGEEPVNAQAEDNKEALGELGGDDFVAPASGKIIDITEVPDEVFSQKMMGDGFAIEPDKGLFVAPVDGEIINIFPTKHAVGIKAESGHEVLVHVGLDTVQLGGKGFEVFVKEGQQVKKGDKLLQVDLAYIKENASSAISPIIFTNLEDNDQVKLVQSGSITVNQANIVKIN from the coding sequence ATGTTAGCGTTTTTACAGCGGATTGGTAAATCACTAATGTTCCCAATCGCTATGCTTCCTGCGGCTGCTTTACTGGTCAGATTGGGTGCCGACGACATGTTGGATATCCAGTTTATCAGCCAGGCAGGAAGCGGGATATTAGATAACCTGGCACTGATTTTCGCGATTGGTGTCGCAATGGGATTCGCCCGGGATGGAAGCGGCGCGGCTGCTTTGTCGGGCGCTGTCGCCTTCCTTGTACTGACAGGCGGTGTCGGATCCTTTGGCGAGGATTTGGATATGGGTGTGTTTGGCGGTATTATTGCCGGAATTGTAGCGGGTCTGCTATACAACCGATATTCGAATATCCAGCTGCCAGACTGGCTGGCGTTTTTTGGCGGAAAAAGGTTTGTTCCGATTATTACAGCAATTGTTATGGTGATATTATCCGGTATCTTCGGAATCATCTGGCCGCCAATCCAAGCAGTGATCAACGGTCTGGGTGAATGGATGCTTGGTGCAGGAGCACTTGGCGTCGGGACATATGGCTTTTTCAACCGACTCTTGATTCCAGTCGGCTTGCACCATGTGATCAATACCCTCGTATGGTTTGACTTTGGTTCGTTCGTACCGGACGGAGCCTCTGAACCGGTTCGAGGAGAAATTAACCGATTCTTGAAAGGGGATCCATCAGCAGGTACTTTTCTTGCAGGGTTCTTCCCAATCATGATGTTCGGTCTGCCGGCGGCATGTCTTGCAATGTATGCTGCGGCTAAAAAGACACGCCGCGCAGCAGTTGGCGGTATGTTATTTAGTATCGGATTCACTGCCTTCCTGACAGGGGTAACGGAACCAATTGAATTTTCGTTCATGTTTTTGTCTCCATTATTGTATGTAGTGCATGCCGTATTGACGGGGATATCAATGATGGTTGCTCTATGGCTCGACGTCCGGCATGGCTTTGGCTTTTCGGCCGGCTTCATCGATTATGTCCTGAATTTCGGTATAGCACAAAATCCGATCATTCTGTTTATCCAAGGGTTGGTCTTCGCAGCGATTTATTTTGTGGTGTTCTACGTGTTAATTATCAAGCTTGATTTGAAAACACCAGGTCGTGAGGACGAGGACGAAGAACACGCTGACGAGAGCGGCATTGCCTCAAAAGGCGGCAAGAATTATGATGCAAAAGCTTATCATTACTTACAAGCACTGGGTGGTCCGGGAAATATTAAAAACCTGGATTATTGTGCAACCAGACTCCGTTTGGAAATGAACAACATGGAGGAAGTCGACGAAAAGGCATTGAAACGCCAAGGTGCCAACGGTGTCATGAAACTGAACAAGCGTAATTTACACGTCGTGGTCGGAACTACCGTTGACTTCCTGGCAGAAGCAATGCGGAAGCGGATGGATAACAACAACATGGAAGCTCCAGGAGAAGAGCCAGTAAATGCTCAGGCTGAGGATAACAAAGAGGCTTTAGGAGAACTTGGCGGCGATGATTTTGTTGCTCCGGCTTCTGGGAAAATAATCGATATCACCGAAGTGCCGGACGAGGTATTCTCCCAGAAAATGATGGGCGATGGATTTGCGATCGAGCCGGATAAAGGTTTATTTGTCGCTCCGGTTGACGGTGAAATTATTAACATTTTTCCGACCAAGCATGCTGTCGGGATAAAAGCCGAGAGCGGTCATGAAGTCCTTGTCCATGTTGGACTGGATACCGTGCAGCTTGGAGGCAAAGGTTTTGAGGTCTTTGTAAAAGAAGGTCAGCAAGTGAAAAAAGGAGACAAACTTCTGCAGGTTGATCTTGCCTATATTAAAGAAAATGCATCTTCTGCCATTTCGCCTATCATCTTCACGAATCTTGAAGACAATGATCAAGTGAAATTGGTTCAAAGCGGAAGCATTACAGTCAACCAAGCCAATATTGTCAAAATAAATTAA
- the hxlB gene encoding 6-phospho-3-hexuloisomerase, whose protein sequence is MKNMNEIIDTVGKEITGVLHQVDSESVQRLAEELNNAKRIFVDGEGRTGLMGKAFAMRLMHAGFPVYVVGETITPSIAAGDLYVALSGSGSTGGTYTKADKAREVGARVAAVTANPESPLSQLADHAVYLPTATKKRLAHEPDTIQPLGNQFDQTLHLVLDASIIFAMEAFKSTSHEELKQQHTNLE, encoded by the coding sequence ATGAAAAATATGAACGAAATCATCGATACAGTCGGAAAAGAAATAACAGGGGTACTTCATCAAGTCGATAGCGAAAGCGTCCAGCGGCTTGCAGAAGAATTGAACAACGCCAAGCGGATTTTTGTCGATGGGGAAGGCCGCACGGGTCTGATGGGAAAAGCTTTTGCCATGCGGTTGATGCATGCGGGCTTTCCGGTATATGTGGTCGGAGAGACCATTACACCAAGTATAGCGGCAGGTGATTTATATGTGGCACTGTCTGGTTCCGGTTCGACCGGCGGCACGTACACAAAAGCCGATAAAGCACGAGAAGTCGGTGCCAGGGTAGCGGCCGTTACTGCCAACCCGGAATCTCCTTTGAGCCAGCTGGCTGATCATGCTGTCTACTTGCCGACAGCGACCAAAAAAAGGTTGGCACATGAACCTGACACAATCCAGCCGCTCGGCAATCAATTTGACCAAACCTTGCATTTAGTGCTGGACGCTTCGATTATTTTTGCCATGGAAGCTTTCAAAAGCACCAGCCATGAGGAATTGAAGCAGCAGCATACAAATTTGGAATAG
- the hxlA gene encoding 3-hexulose-6-phosphate synthase: MNLQVALDRLPWDECFAVIESVKDSVDYIEIGTGVIKEFGVKIIKEMKQAYPEKTLVADMKICDAGKHETALALDAGADITTVMGFAPLQTIKDCIEVANQADKQIMVDLLGIRNREKVEELIESGADLLSLHIGKDEQKSGGLDGEHFRLVEGLSDVQTAVAGGINQDSLPAFLEYRPDVIIVGSAITKAENRQEAAKTIKGMIK, encoded by the coding sequence ATGAATTTACAAGTAGCCTTGGATCGCCTGCCGTGGGATGAATGTTTTGCGGTGATCGAATCTGTGAAGGATTCCGTCGATTACATTGAAATCGGCACAGGTGTCATCAAAGAATTCGGCGTGAAAATCATCAAAGAAATGAAACAAGCATACCCGGAAAAAACATTGGTGGCGGATATGAAGATTTGCGATGCGGGCAAGCATGAAACCGCACTCGCGCTGGACGCAGGAGCGGATATTACCACGGTGATGGGATTTGCTCCTCTGCAAACGATAAAGGATTGTATCGAAGTGGCCAACCAGGCTGACAAACAGATCATGGTAGACTTGCTCGGTATCCGTAATCGGGAAAAAGTCGAGGAATTAATCGAAAGTGGGGCGGATTTGCTATCGCTTCATATCGGCAAAGATGAACAGAAAAGCGGCGGGCTTGATGGGGAGCATTTTCGCCTGGTGGAAGGATTGAGCGACGTCCAAACTGCTGTAGCAGGCGGCATCAATCAAGACAGCCTGCCAGCATTCCTGGAGTACCGGCCGGATGTGATTATTGTCGGAAGTGCAATCACAAAAGCAGAAAACCGGCAAGAAGCTGCCAAAACGATTAAAGGGATGATCAAATGA